Genomic segment of Drosophila simulans strain w501 chromosome 2R, Prin_Dsim_3.1, whole genome shotgun sequence:
ATTTGCCCGCACAAATTTAAACTTCGCTCGAGGATGTGCATAATTTTTGGTGCCTTTTTATGAACTTCCAAAGGGGTCCTTCCACTTTGTTGACAGGTTAAACGATCATGCGTTATATATCAATCTATCTACTGCCTTACATCAGCTCTCTATGTtatattcatatgattttggcaaaatataataatataataaaaatttgtgtTTAAGTTTAGTATAACTTACTAGAGGGTATGCAATACTTCGCTTAGCGGTTATACCCTTGTTCCCTTTTCACTTTCAGCCGCCTTTAAAGTTTTAGCACCTCTTTGCAGCTGCTTATTctattatttagttatttatcaATGTTCTGACTTTAGTCTGGGCTGGGCTTGGGCTATGGTCCAATCCCAATGGGATCGGCACGCACAACGGACCACAAGCCCCCATCCCCCAACCAGAGTCGTCTGAAATCGAGCGTAGGTGTCTGCGGTTGTAGCTGTTTGCATGAgcattttttgatttagtgGCAATTTCGTGTGGCAAAAATTGCCGAGTGCCCCAAGGGTAGACTTGAAAACAAGCGGATTGCAGGCGGAAATTGAGGCAGAGCGAGTGGAGGAGCTAACAAGCCGAAAACTGGAACAATAAGCAGTAAAACACCTCAGAGAAATCGGCATGTAAGTGGCGATCGCTGGAGCCAGATCATTCATTATCCTTCACCAAGAGGAGATGCCAGCGGGGAATACCAGTTGGCCTATCTATGGCCTTATGATTTGCATCACAGAGCTTTAATAACCTTActtaatttagattttttttctattaaaaaacaaGAACATATGTAGTTAAGTGACCTTTATTTGCAATATAAAAATTGGTCGAAGAATGAACTCAATTTCAAATCAACTTATTGGCCTCCACAGCCTCGGgatctgcttctgctgctccatCTGCAGTGGTGTTCTCTTGGTCTCCCTGCTCGGTGGTTTCCATAGGGGAAGCTGGTTCCCCAGCAGCTTCTGGTTGGGCACAGGAGCAGGCATCCTTGGTGTTCTCCGCAATCCAATCGTTAAAGCTGCCCACTCGCGTATAAACACCCGGGGCATTCGGCTGGGCACATCCTTCGCCCCAGGACACGATTCCTGCCAGCTGGTATGCGTCTCCAGAGCCCAGGACATGCATGGGTCCACCGCTGTCTCCTTGGCAGGAGTCCTTGCCACCCTGCTCCACGTAGCCGGCACAGATCATGTTGTCGGTAATCTTGGACTCGCCATAGTTGCTATTTCGGCACTCCTCTTGGCTGAGAATGGGCACCTCCACCTCCTGGAGGGTATCCGAAATAGGCCCGCCCTCACTCAGAGCTCCCCATCCGGTGACCACGGCAGTTTGACCAGCATAATTCTCGCTCGGAGTGGGCATGCACACTGGATGCATATCGATGCCAAGACGAACTGGTTCATTGAAACGAATCAAAGCAATGTCACTGTCAAAGTTTCTGGTGCTGTACTTCGGGTGGATAAGCACCCTGGAAACACGGCGATCCACGATCTTGACGTGGCTATCCTGACGATTGTGCTCCAGCAATCGGACCGTGATCAAACGATGGTAGAAGCCATTCACACAATGGGCAGCCGTTAAGGCATACTGATCGTTAACCAAAGAGGCGCCGCAATAGAAGTTACCGAACCACATGAGCATTATCATCCAGGGATACTCATGGACCTCCGTCTCCTGACCTCCGACGATGCGATGACGGGTATTGATATTACCACAGGAGCACTCTGCGCACTCCCTTTTGGCCGGAGAGCTCCATTCCGCTGGCACCTCGGGTCCCAGGATCGATTGAATCCAGTCCAGAAAGCTACTCTGCCTAAGTTGAGCTAGATTGTTTAAGATCTTTTCAGGCTCAGAGGCGGAACGCAGAGAGGGCGTGGCACAGACCAAATCGCCCAGTGCTGTGGCAAGAATCAGCAGAAGATGAAAATTACACATGGTGTACTAACCTGGCCAACTGGCAATTGGCAACTAACCAAATGGATCCTGGTCACATCCAGCAAGAAGACTGATGAGAACCAGAAGTGCCAGCCGCCAAGCCAAAGAACTGGCTAGACCAGAATCCCCAAAGGAAACCGGCTCCCGAGAAAGGTTAGCGCACTTTATGGAAACTTTTCttttaatcaataaatataaaacagctTGAAAATGGAATCTTCGACGAAGCCGAAGCTGACTTACTCTTGCAAaggtggcaaaaagttttggaGCATATATCCCAAGAAAGTGCATAGTTATTTTCGGCGAAAATAGTTCGTTTCTTGGGATATGGGATTAGTGATTTGGGAAATAACAAGCTTTTTGTAATGAAAACTTGTCTTTCAAACGGTGCTATTGCATGTTGAGAAGACATTAGAATTATCACATTGGATGGGAGATACCAATTCTGatataatattaaacattGCCAGCCAAGCAAGTGTATTGAACTATTAATAGATACAGAAATAGCCAGATGGTCGCTACTTGATCTTCTTGGTCTCCTGCTGGCAGAGGCAAGCCTGTTTGGTAAGGTTCTTGATCCAGGTTCCGTAGCGATTCACTCTGGCATAGACGCCAGGATAACCGGCCTTGGCACAGCCCTCGCCCCACGAGACCACGCCGGCGATCTGATGCTCTCGCGTTCCGCTGGCCACGATGTGCAAAGGACCTCCACTGTCACCCTGGCACGAGTCCTTGCCACCCTCGTCGTATCCGCCACACAGCATGTTATCCGTGATCTTGTTGCCATAGCGACTCTTGCGGCATTCGTCCTGCGATAGAATGGGCACTTGAACCTcctgcaaaaaataatattcaaatacatttttatggctttttatACTTCAATCGTAAGTTCGCTCACCTGAAGGGTATCGGAAGTGGGTCCACCAACTTTGAGCGCTCCCCAGCCAGTGACAATGCCATTCTCGCCCTTGAAGCTTCTACCCGGCGTTGGCATACAAACGGGATGGAGCACCTCATTGAACTCCACCGGCTCATCCAACTTGATGATGGCTATATCGTTGTCATAGTTCCGGGCATTATACTTGGGATGCGTGATCACCTCGGACACCTTGCGGTCGATCTTTTGCATGTGCGACATCTTGCGATCATGTTCGAGTAATCTCACCGAGATTCTTTCCTTTCGGAAACCATAGACGCAATGCGATGCTGTCAACAGGAATTGATCGTTGAGCAAGGAGGCGGCGCAATAGAACCTTCCGCCATATAGCAACATGGCCACCCAGGGATACTGATGAACCTCCGTTTCCTGACCACCGACGATTCTCTTCTGTATATTGGCTATTCCGCAGACGCAGTCGCTGCAATTCCTCGGCGGATTCAAAGTGGGTGGGGCCGGAGTGGTTGCCCTCCTGGTTGTAGTGGTGCTGGAAGATGGGGCTGGTGTGGTGGTTGATGTCGTGGATGCCGCGTCCGGCATCATGGAGCTGCTGCTCAAGGTGGCCAGAGTGGCATTTTCCGAATCAGAGCTGCCGGGACGTTGGGGCAAAAGTGAGAGAACCCATTGGATAAATGTATTCTGCGATTGTTTCAGCAGGGGATTCGCTGCCGTTTGGTTCGTTGCATGATCCTGGCTGGCTGATTGGCTTGGACCGCAGCTTAAGGCCAGGCAGATCAGCAGACACAACCAGGCTCGATTCATTTCTCTAGACTTTTTCCGGCTTTCTCCACAGCGACACCACCGATTCACTCGCGTGGCTCTCGGCGAACTGATCGCCCAGCCGCTTGGCCAGCATTTGAAAGCGGCAtttcacccaaaaaaaagtggtTCTGGCCGGTGGCACGTCCACTTTGCCAATCCAATCCGCACAGAGAGAAACACAGGTATACACTATAcctataaatttattttagccaATATTGAAGCTTTCTAGATATAATAAACGACTAATACTAAtaacataatatttatacTAATATCTAGGGTAGTATCAATGGTAATTCTTCTATAACTTGCatgtacatttttaatttattttatatacaaagTATACTTCCCAAACATGGTGAGAATTTCTCGCGGTGCATTCTCGCACTCCccttcaatttgcatttgtattcTGCGCATGCGTGGGCGCCTCAGGGCATCCACACTATCCACCGCTTGACCATGATACTTCACTCGGTTGGCTGGCAAGTAAAACTCAACAGAATCGGAGCCACTCATCCACTAAAGTGGGCTTTTGTTGTAATTTGCGCCACTGAAGTAGCGAAAGTTTTTTTCTCGCTTCAAACttattgaaatgaattttttttgcttcttttcCGTCCAATCGATCGCTCGGCGACGCATCGTaattttactttcttttgatttatattattgGGGCTACTTCTCGGCGATTTTGTGGGTCGGCTGGTTCCGTGTTTGTGTGTCGACAGCTATAACAGctgacaataaaaaaaaaacagcaacaatgccactgacaacaataaatttgtggCACTGTTTACATTTACATCGTTTACGTGGTTGGCTTTGCCAATTTGGCCGACTCATGGAGCTTGGGGCGTTTTAAAAACAGGCTGATATGTGGGTTAAGAACTGTGATCTTACGTAGAAGAATTCCAAATGGTTTCGAATTTTATTcagtaatttaaatatatacattgcTTTTCTTTATaagatttcaaaaattacatttttctttaGCAAGCCTTGTTGAGTTCCAACATTAATTACCCTTTTAGCTTCCCAAGGAGAAGAGCAATCGtcataaaagcaaaaataacCTCCCCCAAGACATGAAACCGTCAGGCTGGACTTTCCTCCCAGCAGAGATTAACGATGCAGCCGACTTGTGGCATCCGCACGTGTCCACTCCAGTCGTGAGTCATATTGGTCATGGGCTTAAGTAGCCCCATTCCACTGGATCATTAAAAGCAACTTGTAGGGCTGTGGAGGCGGCGCCGTTGCGCCTGCGCCACTTGGATGACCGGCCattgatggatggatggtcGAGGGTCTGCCCTGAAAGGCGGGGAGGATCGGAGGAGGTCTCCCCGAGGAGTCGCCGGTTGGAGCAGTCATTAGTATGCGCACACATAACACTTGGCATATTAATTGTCCGCGTAATGTTGGAGGCAGATGCAGTTCGAGTGGAGCTACATGGAGTTGCAGTTGTGACTGGATGGGGGCATGGGCTtgtggatgatgatgatgacgaacTAATGTCAGTTCAGCGGACTCTGCGCACTAGAGATGCAAATTTTAACTTTTCGGAAATTAAATTGGTATCTCAGCTTGGGTACAAATAAtggtaatataatataatattggTAATATAATAACGATATTCACCATTGTTTAGAAAATTCCCTATGGTATGCAGAACTTGATGAAATATGCCAATTAAGCGCgggcttttaattgaattcccggtgatttttcacttttattttaatagatCGTTAGCATCACTGGTGGGCAGTCCCATCAAAGGCATAGTCGGTTGCATTGCCCAACCGCAGTGCACGCAGTTAAAACAAAGtgccatttgcataatgccCCGGCTAGACAAAACCGAATGAAAAACGCGGAGAAAAAAAACGGGCGAACAAGTTGCATGTGTGAGCACATCTATATGTTAAATGGGAGTGGGGTTATTTACGATCCCGAGGAAGGGACCTGCACTTGGCGACGCAATTATGCAAGGCCCACTCTCCGGTAAACGTGACCACCAACAGAGTGACTCTGGGACTGATTGCCGGGAAAGCCTGTCCCTCCACCGAAGAGCTGGCTCTGGCAGATTGGCTCTGGCGGACACGATGGCAAAATATGTTAATTGGCATTGTAATATGCACATTAGATGTTGCCAACTACTAAGCG
This window contains:
- the LOC6735626 gene encoding trypsin-1; this translates as MCNFHLLLILATALGDLVCATPSLRSASEPEKILNNLAQLRQSSFLDWIQSILGPEVPAEWSSPAKRECAECSCGNINTRHRIVGGQETEVHEYPWMIMLMWFGNFYCGASLVNDQYALTAAHCVNGFYHRLITVRLLEHNRQDSHVKIVDRRVSRVLIHPKYSTRNFDSDIALIRFNEPVRLGIDMHPVCMPTPSENYAGQTAVVTGWGALSEGGPISDTLQEVEVPILSQEECRNSNYGESKITDNMICAGYVEQGGKDSCQGDSGGPMHVLGSGDAYQLAGIVSWGEGCAQPNAPGVYTRVGSFNDWIAENTKDACSCAQPEAAGEPASPMETTEQGDQENTTADGAAEADPEAVEANKLI
- the LOC6735627 gene encoding trypsin-1 translates to MNRAWLCLLICLALSCGPSQSASQDHATNQTAANPLLKQSQNTFIQWVLSLLPQRPGSSDSENATLATLSSSSMMPDAASTTSTTTPAPSSSTTTTRRATTPAPPTLNPPRNCSDCVCGIANIQKRIVGGQETEVHQYPWVAMLLYGGRFYCAASLLNDQFLLTASHCVYGFRKERISVRLLEHDRKMSHMQKIDRKVSEVITHPKYNARNYDNDIAIIKLDEPVEFNEVLHPVCMPTPGRSFKGENGIVTGWGALKVGGPTSDTLQEVQVPILSQDECRKSRYGNKITDNMLCGGYDEGGKDSCQGDSGGPLHIVASGTREHQIAGVVSWGEGCAKAGYPGVYARVNRYGTWIKNLTKQACLCQQETKKIK